Proteins encoded within one genomic window of Nomia melanderi isolate GNS246 chromosome 8, iyNomMela1, whole genome shotgun sequence:
- the sano gene encoding CABIT domain-containing protein serrano — MAATDGQIVVAAARWAEEATYLREFVSKYRLPAVIKITKGQYGGLGVPTLPAPSLQSTALLVSAGRRRKIVAQAVKIKEGRRVVGVGPRLAIPDSYAGYFEILSEEGRAVRGIESVTELCRRCPEEGALVRETVRGIACRVDDDTGIVVPEGTRTLAAGETIVTAGEVSLPGRGRFLRCVDCRGDSVLLGMDQRGRFSALAREDNISGVHTARALLSKRLPLTVRLVHGQPPRGLKSSSQFVPELRLLSTFEEEHVFALPLQREGAAVALPLAAPLKLVKARNEEALRSMQEFTRLVERASRLVADVADRAHVLDGRLGESKPSRQTRSGSGFLRRSSTNSDNGPLNHHRNNAAHHHHHHHYHSNGHQASSGHAGYRDENRVPPSACTEEYDEIDQIYDYVRGFAPLPKSVRSPYESPLPANQSSSPPLTPVTVTIAPLLDDRPEPPPIETIPTKKIQAEKRTRRAVKEAPQPRVEKPPLAKLYVKNSGTQRGRPLMRQKSASPLKETPPGYKGGSPLFNIRYKSLTNLQQAMELDGTLDSSHSGGRTSGDSGAGAKLPEKRSRRLSRPRSLTNLVWELRGGSGLGCTRPETPPPATAAPLPPTKCGPRLAVTVVAPRRVGTLYL, encoded by the exons ATGGCCGCGACCGACGGTCAGATCGTGGTTGCGGCGGCACGGTGGGCCGAGGAGGCCACGTACCTCCGCGAATTCGTGTCCAAGTATCGTCTCCCGGCGGTGATCAAGATCACGAAGGGCCAGTACGGTGGCCTGGGTGTGCCGACCTTGCCGGCGCCCAGCTTGCAGAGCACAGCGTTGCTGGTGTCCGCCGGACGCCGGCGAAAGATCGTCGCGCAGGCGGTGAAGATCAAGGAAGGCCGGCGCGTGGTCGGCGTCGGGCCCAGATTAGCGATCCCGGATTCGTACGCGGGCTACTTCGAGATCCTGAGCGAGGAGGGTCGCGCGGTGCGCGGTATAGAGTCCGTGACCGAGCTGTGCCGAAGATGCCCGGAGGAAGGCGCGCTGGTGCGCGAGACGGTGCGCGGGATAGCCTGCAGAGTGGACGACGATACAGGGATAGTGGTACCGGAGGGGACTAGGACTCTAGCAGCGGGGGAGACGATCGTAACAGCGGGCGAGGTGAGTCTGCCGGGCCGCGGCAGATTCCTGCGCTGCGTGGACTGTCGCGGCGACAGCGTGCTGCTCGGCATGGATCAGCGAGGTCGTTTCAGCGCGCTGGCCCGCGAGGACAACATCAGCGGCGTGCACACCGCCCGTGCATTGCTCAGCAAGCGTCTGCCGTTGACGGTGCGGCTGGTGCACGGCCAGCCGCCCAGGGGATTGAAGTCCTCCTCGCAGTTCGTGCCGGAGCTGAGGCTGTTGTCCACGTTCGAGGAGGAACACGTGTTCGCGTTGCCGTTGCAGCGGGAGGGTGCAGCGGTCGCGTTGCCGCTCGCCGCTCCTCTGAAACTGGTCAAGGCGAGGAACGAGGAAGCGCTCAGGTCGATGCAGGAGTTCACGAGGCTGGTGGAGCGCGCCTCGCGCCTCGTCGCGGACGTCGCCGATCGTGCTCACGTGCTGGACGGCCGTCTGGGCGAGAGCAAGCCGTCCAGGCAGACCAGAAGCGGATCCGGATTCCTCAGGCGGTCCTCGACCAACTCGGACAACGGGCCGCTGAACCATCACAGGAACAACGCGgcccatcatcatcatcaccatcactATCACAGCAACGGCCACCAGGCGTCGTCCGGCCACGCGGGATACAGGGACGAGAACCGCGTGCCGCCGTCCGCCTGCACCGAGGAGTACGACGAAATCGATCAGATCTACGACTATGTGCGCGGCTTCGCACCACTGCCCAAGAGCGTCAGGTCTCCGTACGAGAGCCCGCTGCCGGCGAACCAGAGCTCGAGTCCGCCATTGACGCCGGTCACCGTCACGATTGCGCCTCTGCTCGACGACAGACCGGAACCGCCGCCCATCGAGACCATACCGACCAAGAAGATACAGGCGGAGAAGAGGACGAGGCGCGCTGTGAAAGAGGCGCCGCAGCCGAGGGTCGAGAAGCCGCCACTGGCCAAGCTCTACGTGAAGAACAGCGGCACCCAGCGCGGACGCCCGCTGATGAGACAGAAGAGCGCGTCCCCGCTGAAGGAGACGCCGCCGGGATACAAGGGCGGCTCGCCGCTCTTCAATATACGATATAAAAGCCTGACGAacctgcagcaggccatggagTTGGACGGCACGCTGGACTCGAGCCATTCTGGTGGAAGGACATCGGGGGACTCCGGAGCTGGCGCTAAGCTGCCGGAAAAAAG ATCGCGGCGTCTGAGCAGACCGCGTTCACTGACGAATTTAGTGTGGGAGCTACGCGGTGGAAGTGGCCTAGGTTGCACGAGACCGGAAACCCCGCCGCCAGCCACAGCAGCGCCACTACCGCCGACCAAGTGTGGACCGCGCTTGGCTGTCACCGTGGTGGCACCGCGACGCGTCGGCACGCTCTACCTCTAA